One window from the genome of Elaeis guineensis isolate ETL-2024a chromosome 5, EG11, whole genome shotgun sequence encodes:
- the LOC105046113 gene encoding probable ADP-ribosylation factor GTPase-activating protein AGD14 isoform X2: protein MSSKREEERNEKIIRGLMKRPPNRKCINCNSLAPQYVCTNFWTFVCTTCSGIHREFTHRVKSVSMAKFTKEEVDALQRGGNQHAREIFLKDWDMQQMRLPDSSNADRIRQFIKNVYVDKKYAGGRTSDKPSSNTESLTNHGEDQKRASSYHSFSQSPPYEYQYEDRCYGKQFGMLARRPGSDQGRYEEKIGIFACSPSRLSEHMYEDRFANESSGSRFSDFSLSSTGDPFRSDGQSPNSRDAGYCSPPLCQVREIMVEDARPQILNRQSEANVRMNLDGIMHPQRTTSTGSFGSYDSNSMSHKSVDSGGLSDVLVEPVHSTETHQAVASALPSSTQSPASLHVPKQDLFNLPFVESSMTSSTLSIDLFADFSNQPSSTMLQQKPSTVSLSENGRWATFDLPHHTGAACETNVGVSAVDFPDEGASKGTGNALTSMLKNSKWFSVRSSVAPAQFTPTAGPWDASLHDDKSSSDQKSSQLWKAFDDSTGNVPHALFGSLPQNKNSQVPVTKPKPGDPHVGLKFPEGEASQAKKSVNPFDLPYEPDLEANSLFLDMSSLEAALPNPQLPIDYIDGLAHPRLAQNSATTCEPSLAEGLSYMAGQAPSSQLPNLPSQGPVGPFRGNPFG, encoded by the exons ATGAGTAGtaaaagggaggaagagaggaatgAGAAGATCATTAGAGGTCTCATGAAGCGTCCGCCGAACAGGAAATGCATCAATTGCAACAGCCtg GCTCCGCAATATGTCTGTACAAATTTCTGGACCTTCGTCTGTACAACATGCAGCGGGATACA TCGTGAGTTTACTCACCGAGTGAAGTCCGTATCAATGGCTAAGTTTACCAAAGAAGAAGTTGATGCTCTTCAAAGGGGTGGCAATCAG CATGCGAGAGAAATCTTTTTGAAGGACTGGGACATGCAGCAGATGAGATTGCCTGATAGCAG TAATGCTGATAGAATTAGGCAATTCATAAAAAATGTTTATGTGGATAAGAAATATGCTGGGGGGCGAACCTCTGACAAGCCATCTAGTAATACAGAG AGCCTCACAAATCATGGAGAAGATCAGAAGAGGGCTAGTTCTTATCATTCTTTTTCTCAGAGCCCACCTTATGAATATCAGTATGAGGATAGGTGTTATGGAAAACAATTTGGCATGCTTGCAAGAAGGCCAGGTTCAGATCAAGGGCGCTATGAAGAGAAAATCGGTATCTTTGCATGTAGTCCAAGTCGGTTATCCGAGCACATGTATGAAGACAGATTTGCTAATGAGAGTTCTGGTTCGAGATTCTCGGACTTCTCACTATCCAGCACTGGTGATCCATTCAGATCTGATGGCCAGTCACCAAATTCTCGGGATGCTGGATATTGCAGCCCTCCTTTATGCCAAGTAAGGGAAATAATGGTTGAAGATGCACGGCCCCAGATATTAAATAGGCAATCAGAGGCAAATGTCAGGATGAATTTAGATGGGATCATGCATCCACAG AGAACCACATCTACAGGCAGCTTTGGATCCTATGACAGCAACTCCATGTCTCATAAATCAGTCGATTCAGGTGGTTTATCAGATGTTCTTGTGGAGCCTGTCCATTCTACTGAAACCCATCAGGCAGTGGCATCTGCATTACCTTCTTCAACACAATCGCCCGCTTCTTTGCATGTTCCAAAGCAAGATcttttcaacctaccatttgttGAATCATCAATGACTTCTTCAACTTTATCTATAGATTTGTTTGCTGATTTCAGCAATCAACCTTCATCTACAATGCTTCAGCAAAAACCATCCACAGTTTCCTTATCAGAAAATGGAAGATGGGCTACATTTGACTTACCTCACCATACTGGAGCTGCTTGTGAAACAAATGTGGGGGTCTCTGCTGTGGATTTTCCTGATGAGGGAGCATCCAAGGGGACTGGAAATGCATTGACATCCATGCTTAAGAATTCAAAGTGGTTTTCAGTTCGAAGTTCTGTAGCTCCTGCACAATTTACACCAACAGCTGGTCCATGGGATGCAAGTCTACATGACGATAAAAGCTCTTCAGATCAGAAAAGCTCCCAG TTGTGGAAAGCTTTTGATGATTCTACTGGGAACGTGCCTCATGCTTTGTTTGGGAGTCTACCTCAGAATAAGAATTCACAGGTTCCAGTGACCAAGCCTAAACCAGGTGATCCACATGTTGGATTGAAATTCCCGGAG GGAGAGGCTAGTCAGGCAAAAAAATCAGTAAATCCTTTCGATCTCCCATATGAACCAGATTTGGAAGCCAACAGTTTG TTTTTGGACATGAGCTCTTTAGAAGCAGCATTACCAAATCCACAGTTGCCTATTGATTACATTGACGGGTTAGCTCATCCACGGTTGGCCCAGAATTCTGCCACAACATGCGAACCGTCCTTGGCTGAAG GGCTGTCATACATGGCAGGGCAAGCGCCCAGTTCTCAGTTGCC GAATTTACCTTCCCAAGGCCCTGTTGGACCTTTTCGTGGCAATCCATTTGGATGA
- the LOC105046113 gene encoding probable ADP-ribosylation factor GTPase-activating protein AGD14 isoform X3 encodes MSSKREEERNEKIIRGLMKRPPNRKCINCNSLAPQYVCTNFWTFVCTTCSGIHREFTHRVKSVSMAKFTKEEVDALQRGGNQHAREIFLKDWDMQQMRLPDSSNADRIRQFIKNVYVDKKYAGGRTSDKPSSNTESLTNHGEDQKRASSYHSFSQSPPYEYQYEDRCYGKQFGMLARRPGSDQGRYEEKIGIFACSPSRLSEHMYEDRFANESSGSRFSDFSLSSTGDPFRSDGQSPNSRDAGYCSPPLCQVREIMVEDARPQILNRQSEANVRMNLDGIMHPQRTTSTGSFGSYDSNSMSHKSVDSGGLSDVLVEPVHSTETHQAVASALPSSTQSPASLHVPKQDLFNLPFVESSMTSSTLSIDLFADFSNQPSSTMLQQKPSTVSLSENGRWATFDLPHHTGAACETNVGVSAVDFPDEGASKGTGNALTSMLKNSKWFSVRSSVAPAQFTPTAGPWDASLHDDKSSSDQKSSQLWKAFDDSTGNVPHALFGSLPQNKNSQVPVTKPKPGDPHVGLKFPEFLDMSSLEAALPNPQLPIDYIDGLAHPRLAQNSATTCEPSLAEAGLSYMAGQAPSSQLPNLPSQGPVGPFRGNPFG; translated from the exons ATGAGTAGtaaaagggaggaagagaggaatgAGAAGATCATTAGAGGTCTCATGAAGCGTCCGCCGAACAGGAAATGCATCAATTGCAACAGCCtg GCTCCGCAATATGTCTGTACAAATTTCTGGACCTTCGTCTGTACAACATGCAGCGGGATACA TCGTGAGTTTACTCACCGAGTGAAGTCCGTATCAATGGCTAAGTTTACCAAAGAAGAAGTTGATGCTCTTCAAAGGGGTGGCAATCAG CATGCGAGAGAAATCTTTTTGAAGGACTGGGACATGCAGCAGATGAGATTGCCTGATAGCAG TAATGCTGATAGAATTAGGCAATTCATAAAAAATGTTTATGTGGATAAGAAATATGCTGGGGGGCGAACCTCTGACAAGCCATCTAGTAATACAGAG AGCCTCACAAATCATGGAGAAGATCAGAAGAGGGCTAGTTCTTATCATTCTTTTTCTCAGAGCCCACCTTATGAATATCAGTATGAGGATAGGTGTTATGGAAAACAATTTGGCATGCTTGCAAGAAGGCCAGGTTCAGATCAAGGGCGCTATGAAGAGAAAATCGGTATCTTTGCATGTAGTCCAAGTCGGTTATCCGAGCACATGTATGAAGACAGATTTGCTAATGAGAGTTCTGGTTCGAGATTCTCGGACTTCTCACTATCCAGCACTGGTGATCCATTCAGATCTGATGGCCAGTCACCAAATTCTCGGGATGCTGGATATTGCAGCCCTCCTTTATGCCAAGTAAGGGAAATAATGGTTGAAGATGCACGGCCCCAGATATTAAATAGGCAATCAGAGGCAAATGTCAGGATGAATTTAGATGGGATCATGCATCCACAG AGAACCACATCTACAGGCAGCTTTGGATCCTATGACAGCAACTCCATGTCTCATAAATCAGTCGATTCAGGTGGTTTATCAGATGTTCTTGTGGAGCCTGTCCATTCTACTGAAACCCATCAGGCAGTGGCATCTGCATTACCTTCTTCAACACAATCGCCCGCTTCTTTGCATGTTCCAAAGCAAGATcttttcaacctaccatttgttGAATCATCAATGACTTCTTCAACTTTATCTATAGATTTGTTTGCTGATTTCAGCAATCAACCTTCATCTACAATGCTTCAGCAAAAACCATCCACAGTTTCCTTATCAGAAAATGGAAGATGGGCTACATTTGACTTACCTCACCATACTGGAGCTGCTTGTGAAACAAATGTGGGGGTCTCTGCTGTGGATTTTCCTGATGAGGGAGCATCCAAGGGGACTGGAAATGCATTGACATCCATGCTTAAGAATTCAAAGTGGTTTTCAGTTCGAAGTTCTGTAGCTCCTGCACAATTTACACCAACAGCTGGTCCATGGGATGCAAGTCTACATGACGATAAAAGCTCTTCAGATCAGAAAAGCTCCCAG TTGTGGAAAGCTTTTGATGATTCTACTGGGAACGTGCCTCATGCTTTGTTTGGGAGTCTACCTCAGAATAAGAATTCACAGGTTCCAGTGACCAAGCCTAAACCAGGTGATCCACATGTTGGATTGAAATTCCCGGAG TTTTTGGACATGAGCTCTTTAGAAGCAGCATTACCAAATCCACAGTTGCCTATTGATTACATTGACGGGTTAGCTCATCCACGGTTGGCCCAGAATTCTGCCACAACATGCGAACCGTCCTTGGCTGAAG CAGGGCTGTCATACATGGCAGGGCAAGCGCCCAGTTCTCAGTTGCC GAATTTACCTTCCCAAGGCCCTGTTGGACCTTTTCGTGGCAATCCATTTGGATGA
- the LOC105046113 gene encoding probable ADP-ribosylation factor GTPase-activating protein AGD14 isoform X1, which translates to MSSKREEERNEKIIRGLMKRPPNRKCINCNSLAPQYVCTNFWTFVCTTCSGIHREFTHRVKSVSMAKFTKEEVDALQRGGNQHAREIFLKDWDMQQMRLPDSSNADRIRQFIKNVYVDKKYAGGRTSDKPSSNTESLTNHGEDQKRASSYHSFSQSPPYEYQYEDRCYGKQFGMLARRPGSDQGRYEEKIGIFACSPSRLSEHMYEDRFANESSGSRFSDFSLSSTGDPFRSDGQSPNSRDAGYCSPPLCQVREIMVEDARPQILNRQSEANVRMNLDGIMHPQRTTSTGSFGSYDSNSMSHKSVDSGGLSDVLVEPVHSTETHQAVASALPSSTQSPASLHVPKQDLFNLPFVESSMTSSTLSIDLFADFSNQPSSTMLQQKPSTVSLSENGRWATFDLPHHTGAACETNVGVSAVDFPDEGASKGTGNALTSMLKNSKWFSVRSSVAPAQFTPTAGPWDASLHDDKSSSDQKSSQLWKAFDDSTGNVPHALFGSLPQNKNSQVPVTKPKPGDPHVGLKFPEGEASQAKKSVNPFDLPYEPDLEANSLFLDMSSLEAALPNPQLPIDYIDGLAHPRLAQNSATTCEPSLAEAGLSYMAGQAPSSQLPNLPSQGPVGPFRGNPFG; encoded by the exons ATGAGTAGtaaaagggaggaagagaggaatgAGAAGATCATTAGAGGTCTCATGAAGCGTCCGCCGAACAGGAAATGCATCAATTGCAACAGCCtg GCTCCGCAATATGTCTGTACAAATTTCTGGACCTTCGTCTGTACAACATGCAGCGGGATACA TCGTGAGTTTACTCACCGAGTGAAGTCCGTATCAATGGCTAAGTTTACCAAAGAAGAAGTTGATGCTCTTCAAAGGGGTGGCAATCAG CATGCGAGAGAAATCTTTTTGAAGGACTGGGACATGCAGCAGATGAGATTGCCTGATAGCAG TAATGCTGATAGAATTAGGCAATTCATAAAAAATGTTTATGTGGATAAGAAATATGCTGGGGGGCGAACCTCTGACAAGCCATCTAGTAATACAGAG AGCCTCACAAATCATGGAGAAGATCAGAAGAGGGCTAGTTCTTATCATTCTTTTTCTCAGAGCCCACCTTATGAATATCAGTATGAGGATAGGTGTTATGGAAAACAATTTGGCATGCTTGCAAGAAGGCCAGGTTCAGATCAAGGGCGCTATGAAGAGAAAATCGGTATCTTTGCATGTAGTCCAAGTCGGTTATCCGAGCACATGTATGAAGACAGATTTGCTAATGAGAGTTCTGGTTCGAGATTCTCGGACTTCTCACTATCCAGCACTGGTGATCCATTCAGATCTGATGGCCAGTCACCAAATTCTCGGGATGCTGGATATTGCAGCCCTCCTTTATGCCAAGTAAGGGAAATAATGGTTGAAGATGCACGGCCCCAGATATTAAATAGGCAATCAGAGGCAAATGTCAGGATGAATTTAGATGGGATCATGCATCCACAG AGAACCACATCTACAGGCAGCTTTGGATCCTATGACAGCAACTCCATGTCTCATAAATCAGTCGATTCAGGTGGTTTATCAGATGTTCTTGTGGAGCCTGTCCATTCTACTGAAACCCATCAGGCAGTGGCATCTGCATTACCTTCTTCAACACAATCGCCCGCTTCTTTGCATGTTCCAAAGCAAGATcttttcaacctaccatttgttGAATCATCAATGACTTCTTCAACTTTATCTATAGATTTGTTTGCTGATTTCAGCAATCAACCTTCATCTACAATGCTTCAGCAAAAACCATCCACAGTTTCCTTATCAGAAAATGGAAGATGGGCTACATTTGACTTACCTCACCATACTGGAGCTGCTTGTGAAACAAATGTGGGGGTCTCTGCTGTGGATTTTCCTGATGAGGGAGCATCCAAGGGGACTGGAAATGCATTGACATCCATGCTTAAGAATTCAAAGTGGTTTTCAGTTCGAAGTTCTGTAGCTCCTGCACAATTTACACCAACAGCTGGTCCATGGGATGCAAGTCTACATGACGATAAAAGCTCTTCAGATCAGAAAAGCTCCCAG TTGTGGAAAGCTTTTGATGATTCTACTGGGAACGTGCCTCATGCTTTGTTTGGGAGTCTACCTCAGAATAAGAATTCACAGGTTCCAGTGACCAAGCCTAAACCAGGTGATCCACATGTTGGATTGAAATTCCCGGAG GGAGAGGCTAGTCAGGCAAAAAAATCAGTAAATCCTTTCGATCTCCCATATGAACCAGATTTGGAAGCCAACAGTTTG TTTTTGGACATGAGCTCTTTAGAAGCAGCATTACCAAATCCACAGTTGCCTATTGATTACATTGACGGGTTAGCTCATCCACGGTTGGCCCAGAATTCTGCCACAACATGCGAACCGTCCTTGGCTGAAG CAGGGCTGTCATACATGGCAGGGCAAGCGCCCAGTTCTCAGTTGCC GAATTTACCTTCCCAAGGCCCTGTTGGACCTTTTCGTGGCAATCCATTTGGATGA
- the LOC105046113 gene encoding probable ADP-ribosylation factor GTPase-activating protein AGD14 isoform X4, with product MAKFTKEEVDALQRGGNQHAREIFLKDWDMQQMRLPDSSNADRIRQFIKNVYVDKKYAGGRTSDKPSSNTESLTNHGEDQKRASSYHSFSQSPPYEYQYEDRCYGKQFGMLARRPGSDQGRYEEKIGIFACSPSRLSEHMYEDRFANESSGSRFSDFSLSSTGDPFRSDGQSPNSRDAGYCSPPLCQVREIMVEDARPQILNRQSEANVRMNLDGIMHPQRTTSTGSFGSYDSNSMSHKSVDSGGLSDVLVEPVHSTETHQAVASALPSSTQSPASLHVPKQDLFNLPFVESSMTSSTLSIDLFADFSNQPSSTMLQQKPSTVSLSENGRWATFDLPHHTGAACETNVGVSAVDFPDEGASKGTGNALTSMLKNSKWFSVRSSVAPAQFTPTAGPWDASLHDDKSSSDQKSSQLWKAFDDSTGNVPHALFGSLPQNKNSQVPVTKPKPGDPHVGLKFPEGEASQAKKSVNPFDLPYEPDLEANSLFLDMSSLEAALPNPQLPIDYIDGLAHPRLAQNSATTCEPSLAEAGLSYMAGQAPSSQLPNLPSQGPVGPFRGNPFG from the exons ATGGCTAAGTTTACCAAAGAAGAAGTTGATGCTCTTCAAAGGGGTGGCAATCAG CATGCGAGAGAAATCTTTTTGAAGGACTGGGACATGCAGCAGATGAGATTGCCTGATAGCAG TAATGCTGATAGAATTAGGCAATTCATAAAAAATGTTTATGTGGATAAGAAATATGCTGGGGGGCGAACCTCTGACAAGCCATCTAGTAATACAGAG AGCCTCACAAATCATGGAGAAGATCAGAAGAGGGCTAGTTCTTATCATTCTTTTTCTCAGAGCCCACCTTATGAATATCAGTATGAGGATAGGTGTTATGGAAAACAATTTGGCATGCTTGCAAGAAGGCCAGGTTCAGATCAAGGGCGCTATGAAGAGAAAATCGGTATCTTTGCATGTAGTCCAAGTCGGTTATCCGAGCACATGTATGAAGACAGATTTGCTAATGAGAGTTCTGGTTCGAGATTCTCGGACTTCTCACTATCCAGCACTGGTGATCCATTCAGATCTGATGGCCAGTCACCAAATTCTCGGGATGCTGGATATTGCAGCCCTCCTTTATGCCAAGTAAGGGAAATAATGGTTGAAGATGCACGGCCCCAGATATTAAATAGGCAATCAGAGGCAAATGTCAGGATGAATTTAGATGGGATCATGCATCCACAG AGAACCACATCTACAGGCAGCTTTGGATCCTATGACAGCAACTCCATGTCTCATAAATCAGTCGATTCAGGTGGTTTATCAGATGTTCTTGTGGAGCCTGTCCATTCTACTGAAACCCATCAGGCAGTGGCATCTGCATTACCTTCTTCAACACAATCGCCCGCTTCTTTGCATGTTCCAAAGCAAGATcttttcaacctaccatttgttGAATCATCAATGACTTCTTCAACTTTATCTATAGATTTGTTTGCTGATTTCAGCAATCAACCTTCATCTACAATGCTTCAGCAAAAACCATCCACAGTTTCCTTATCAGAAAATGGAAGATGGGCTACATTTGACTTACCTCACCATACTGGAGCTGCTTGTGAAACAAATGTGGGGGTCTCTGCTGTGGATTTTCCTGATGAGGGAGCATCCAAGGGGACTGGAAATGCATTGACATCCATGCTTAAGAATTCAAAGTGGTTTTCAGTTCGAAGTTCTGTAGCTCCTGCACAATTTACACCAACAGCTGGTCCATGGGATGCAAGTCTACATGACGATAAAAGCTCTTCAGATCAGAAAAGCTCCCAG TTGTGGAAAGCTTTTGATGATTCTACTGGGAACGTGCCTCATGCTTTGTTTGGGAGTCTACCTCAGAATAAGAATTCACAGGTTCCAGTGACCAAGCCTAAACCAGGTGATCCACATGTTGGATTGAAATTCCCGGAG GGAGAGGCTAGTCAGGCAAAAAAATCAGTAAATCCTTTCGATCTCCCATATGAACCAGATTTGGAAGCCAACAGTTTG TTTTTGGACATGAGCTCTTTAGAAGCAGCATTACCAAATCCACAGTTGCCTATTGATTACATTGACGGGTTAGCTCATCCACGGTTGGCCCAGAATTCTGCCACAACATGCGAACCGTCCTTGGCTGAAG CAGGGCTGTCATACATGGCAGGGCAAGCGCCCAGTTCTCAGTTGCC GAATTTACCTTCCCAAGGCCCTGTTGGACCTTTTCGTGGCAATCCATTTGGATGA